A DNA window from Streptomyces sp. CA-278952 contains the following coding sequences:
- a CDS encoding cytochrome P450 translates to MVDSTLPLLLQGYAWLPDRRRRSGGAPVRTRLLGKKAIALHGPAAVRFFYDEKHIRRHDALPQPVIDTLFGRGAVHTLDGERHRVRKALFTGLLKDPSAVRDLSRQVGGELERARPQWSREDRVVLFDELAKVLTRAVHAWAGVPLDENALTRTARDLIAMVDGFAAVGPRHLAARRARGRQEERLASLMKAARADAGPGDDGPGPTVFRTIAEHRNADGSPLTPRTAAVELLNVLRPTVAITWFAVFAAHALHRHPGHREPLAGDDGPEFARAFAQEVRRFYPFAPFVGGLAAERLEWAGRTITPGTMVLLDLYGLDHDPDLWPEPYRFDPSRFLAGPTPADALVPQGGGPVDGHRCPGENVTVAVLATVARFLARLPYVVTEQDLRIPLRRIPTAPRSGFVISDVAAPSAAGPPERATPV, encoded by the coding sequence ATGGTCGACAGCACTCTCCCGCTTCTTCTCCAGGGGTACGCCTGGCTTCCCGACCGCAGGCGCCGCAGCGGCGGAGCGCCTGTGCGTACGCGCCTCCTGGGCAAGAAGGCCATCGCCCTGCACGGCCCGGCCGCGGTGCGGTTCTTCTACGACGAGAAGCACATCCGGCGCCACGACGCGCTGCCCCAACCGGTGATCGACACGCTGTTCGGCCGGGGCGCGGTCCACACGCTGGACGGCGAGCGCCACCGGGTACGCAAGGCGCTGTTCACCGGCCTGCTCAAGGACCCGTCGGCGGTGCGGGACCTCTCGCGACAGGTGGGCGGGGAACTGGAACGGGCACGGCCGCAATGGTCGCGCGAGGACCGCGTCGTGCTCTTCGACGAGTTGGCGAAGGTGCTCACCCGCGCCGTGCACGCCTGGGCCGGCGTCCCCCTGGACGAGAACGCGCTGACGCGCACCGCGCGCGACCTGATCGCCATGGTCGACGGCTTCGCCGCCGTCGGCCCCCGCCATCTCGCGGCACGACGGGCCCGCGGGCGCCAGGAGGAGCGGCTGGCATCCCTGATGAAGGCCGCTCGCGCTGACGCCGGTCCTGGCGACGACGGTCCCGGCCCCACGGTGTTCCGGACGATCGCGGAACACCGGAACGCGGACGGGTCGCCGCTCACGCCGCGCACCGCCGCGGTCGAACTGCTCAATGTGCTGCGGCCGACGGTGGCCATCACCTGGTTCGCCGTGTTCGCCGCGCATGCGCTGCACCGTCACCCCGGACACCGGGAGCCCCTGGCAGGCGACGACGGCCCCGAGTTCGCTCGGGCGTTCGCCCAGGAGGTGCGCCGGTTCTACCCGTTCGCCCCCTTCGTGGGAGGCCTGGCCGCCGAACGGCTCGAGTGGGCCGGGCGGACGATCACCCCCGGCACGATGGTGCTGCTGGACCTGTACGGGCTCGATCACGACCCGGATCTGTGGCCCGAGCCCTATCGCTTCGACCCGTCGCGCTTCCTGGCGGGCCCCACTCCGGCCGACGCGCTTGTCCCCCAGGGCGGTGGCCCGGTGGACGGCCACCGTTGCCCTGGGGAGAACGTGACCGTCGCCGTCCTCGCGACGGTGGCCCGTTTCCTGGCGCGGCTGCCGTACGTCGTCACCGAGCAGGATCTGCGGATTCCGCTGCGGAGGATCCCGACGGCCCCCCGCAGCGGATTCGTCATCAGCGATGTCGCGGCACCGTCTGCCGCGGGCCCCCCGGAGAGGGCGACCCCCGTCTGA
- a CDS encoding DUF2945 domain-containing protein → MAKKKKLSEGDDVVWQSHGQDVEGTVTGEIEERTERAGRTVDASRKEPQYEVRSDKTGKKAVHRPESLDKKKDRGRS, encoded by the coding sequence ATGGCGAAGAAGAAGAAGCTCTCCGAAGGCGACGATGTCGTCTGGCAGAGCCACGGGCAGGACGTCGAGGGCACCGTGACCGGGGAGATCGAAGAGCGGACCGAGAGGGCCGGCCGGACGGTCGACGCCTCCCGGAAGGAACCGCAGTACGAAGTACGGAGCGACAAGACGGGCAAGAAGGCCGTCCATCGCCCGGAGTCACTGGACAAAAAGAAGGACAGAGGCCGGTCGTGA
- a CDS encoding FUSC family protein, whose product MRTALARVTPRMHRPDTYQVTQSLKAAAAAIIAWALTGWWLTAPMALMAPWAAVALVQGTVYRSVRTATQLLLMITAGTLLAAGAAALTGNTMAAMVIALPLTVLLGNLAPVGGQGLYAPTTALFVLAYGSYSLPAVGHRLLETAVGAAVGIAVNAAVLPPVHSLHVSRLACALPRDCAELLRDMGDGMRDYDAERAEHWHRGAHDLLAALSELHAARGWDSESFRLNPGHRLRRRTPAPSTAWDIVWARVANRLLSLTLTLWETASEQRGLPLPPHRALADAGRLLSAAAEVCSADEAIMAHGADEEWCGRRNDALADAHRALAGLKEHLHGQGPEVGAALGSLTADCQALLDDLAPDGADADVPPARVRRGEGPL is encoded by the coding sequence ATGAGGACGGCGCTCGCCCGCGTGACCCCGCGCATGCACCGGCCCGACACGTACCAGGTGACGCAGTCCCTGAAGGCGGCCGCCGCGGCCATCATCGCCTGGGCGCTGACGGGCTGGTGGCTGACGGCGCCCATGGCGCTGATGGCTCCCTGGGCGGCTGTGGCGCTGGTGCAGGGGACCGTCTACCGGTCCGTGCGCACCGCGACCCAGCTCCTCCTGATGATCACGGCCGGAACCCTGCTCGCCGCCGGTGCCGCCGCCCTCACGGGAAACACGATGGCCGCCATGGTCATCGCCCTCCCCCTCACCGTGCTGCTCGGCAACCTGGCGCCCGTCGGCGGCCAGGGCCTGTACGCGCCGACCACCGCCCTCTTCGTGCTGGCCTACGGCTCGTACTCGTTGCCGGCCGTCGGGCACCGGCTGCTGGAGACGGCCGTGGGAGCCGCGGTGGGCATCGCGGTGAACGCCGCGGTCCTGCCGCCGGTCCACTCGCTCCACGTCAGCAGGCTGGCGTGTGCGCTGCCGCGCGACTGCGCGGAGCTGCTGCGCGACATGGGCGACGGCATGCGGGACTACGACGCAGAGCGGGCGGAGCACTGGCACCGCGGCGCGCACGACCTGCTGGCCGCGCTGTCCGAGCTCCACGCGGCCCGGGGCTGGGACTCCGAGAGCTTCCGGCTCAACCCCGGCCACCGGCTCCGCCGCCGGACGCCCGCTCCGTCCACCGCGTGGGACATCGTCTGGGCCCGGGTGGCGAATCGGCTGCTCTCCCTCACCCTGACGCTGTGGGAGACCGCCTCCGAGCAGCGGGGCCTGCCCCTGCCGCCGCACCGCGCCCTGGCCGATGCCGGCCGGCTCCTGTCGGCCGCGGCGGAGGTCTGTTCCGCCGACGAAGCCATCATGGCGCACGGCGCGGACGAGGAGTGGTGCGGCCGGAGGAACGACGCCCTGGCCGATGCCCACCGGGCCCTCGCCGGCCTGAAGGAACACCTGCACGGTCAGGGCCCCGAGGTCGGGGCCGCGCTCGGCAGCCTGACGGCCGACTGCCAGGCGCTGCTCGACGACCTCGCACCCGATGGAGCGGACGCGGACGTTCCGCCCGCCCGTGTACGACGAGGAGAGGGACCCCTCTGA
- a CDS encoding phytoene desaturase family protein, with translation MVDAVVVGSGPNGLVAANLLADAGWSVEVLEAQDEPGGAVRSDRGVHPEYVSDLFSSFYPLAAASPVLAGMDLHREGLRWSHAPQVLAHPLLDGTCAVLDRDRSATAAGLDRFAPGDGEGWLALCRIWDRLGEDIVDALFSPFPPVRAGTKLAARLRAAGGLRLARSLLLPVRRLGEEEFAGEGGRLLLAGNALHADLAPEAAGSGGFGWLMSMLGQFHGFPVPVGGAGALTSALVSRLQRRGGSVRCGQRVTEVVVRRGRAVGVRTETGEAVPARRAVLADVSAPSLYGALVAAEHLPGRLLGDMRRFEWDFATFKVDWALNGPVPWSSVAAASAGTVHLADGVDELTRCASQIARGLIPDRPFLLVGQMTTADATRSPLDTESAWAYTHVPHAVKADAGADGLTGGWDADERERMADRMEDQVERYAPGFRSRIRARRILSPVTLQDADANLRNGAINGGTASMHQQLVFRPVPGMGRPETPVKALYLASASAHPGGGVHGAPGANAARAALRSGRGTATVLSAAQRLLARPESQNSPYRSK, from the coding sequence ATGGTCGACGCAGTAGTGGTCGGCAGCGGCCCGAATGGCTTGGTCGCGGCCAATCTGCTCGCCGACGCCGGCTGGTCGGTGGAAGTGCTGGAGGCGCAGGACGAGCCGGGCGGCGCGGTCCGCAGCGACCGCGGCGTCCACCCCGAATACGTCAGCGACCTGTTCAGCTCCTTCTACCCCCTGGCCGCGGCCTCTCCGGTACTGGCCGGAATGGACCTGCACCGGGAGGGGCTTCGCTGGAGCCACGCGCCCCAGGTGCTCGCGCACCCGCTGCTCGACGGCACCTGCGCGGTGCTGGACCGGGACCGATCGGCGACCGCCGCCGGCCTGGACCGGTTCGCACCCGGCGACGGCGAGGGCTGGCTGGCCCTCTGCCGGATCTGGGACCGGCTGGGCGAGGACATCGTCGACGCCCTCTTCTCGCCCTTCCCTCCTGTCCGGGCCGGGACCAAGCTCGCGGCACGGCTCCGGGCGGCGGGCGGACTGCGGCTGGCCCGAAGCCTCCTCCTCCCGGTCCGCAGGCTGGGAGAGGAGGAGTTCGCGGGGGAGGGCGGGCGACTGCTGCTGGCGGGCAACGCCCTGCACGCCGATCTGGCGCCGGAGGCGGCGGGCAGCGGCGGCTTCGGCTGGCTGATGTCGATGCTGGGGCAGTTCCATGGCTTCCCGGTCCCCGTCGGCGGCGCGGGGGCTCTCACCTCGGCGCTGGTGAGCCGGTTGCAGCGGCGCGGGGGAAGCGTGCGGTGCGGGCAGCGGGTCACCGAGGTCGTCGTGCGGCGGGGGCGCGCCGTCGGTGTCCGTACGGAGACCGGAGAGGCGGTCCCCGCCCGGAGGGCCGTGCTGGCCGACGTGTCCGCCCCGAGCCTCTACGGGGCGCTGGTCGCCGCCGAGCACCTGCCCGGCCGGCTGCTGGGCGACATGCGACGGTTCGAGTGGGACTTCGCCACGTTCAAGGTGGACTGGGCGCTGAACGGCCCTGTCCCGTGGAGCAGCGTGGCCGCCGCCTCGGCGGGGACCGTCCACCTGGCCGACGGGGTCGACGAGCTCACCAGATGCGCGTCCCAGATCGCCCGCGGCCTGATCCCGGACCGCCCGTTCCTCCTGGTGGGGCAGATGACCACCGCCGACGCGACCCGGTCGCCGCTGGACACCGAATCGGCATGGGCCTACACCCACGTGCCCCACGCGGTGAAGGCGGACGCCGGCGCGGACGGGCTCACCGGCGGGTGGGATGCCGATGAGCGGGAGCGGATGGCCGACCGGATGGAGGACCAGGTGGAGCGCTACGCTCCCGGCTTCCGCAGCCGGATCCGGGCCCGGCGGATCCTTTCCCCCGTGACGTTGCAGGACGCGGACGCCAATCTGCGTAACGGCGCCATCAACGGAGGTACGGCCTCGATGCACCAGCAGTTGGTGTTCCGGCCGGTGCCGGGAATGGGCCGCCCCGAAACGCCCGTGAAGGCGCTGTACCTGGCGTCCGCGTCCGCACATCCGGGCGGCGGGGTGCACGGCGCTCCGGGCGCCAACGCCGCCCGCGCAGCCCTCCGCTCCGGCCGGGGCACCGCGACCGTGCTCTCTGCCGCTCAACGACTGCTGGCCCGCCCGGAATCGCAGAACAGCCCTTACCGGTCGAAGTAG
- a CDS encoding SigB/SigF/SigG family RNA polymerase sigma factor, giving the protein MQAAPGHEGRTDGDDSAAHEALQRLSALPPGRERDELRSDLVCAWLPMAHRIASRFRDRGEAMDDLRQVAAMGLVKAMDRYDPLRGKAFETYAVPTITGELKRHFRDHTWGVHVPRRVQDLRNQVRTVRRDLSQTAGGRAPTCAQIASAAGLSEEDVLLGMEALESYSALSLDAEPAGGEGGSTLSERLGSTDRALDVAVDREAVKPALRKLPERERTILYLRFFRDMTQVSIAARLGISQMHVSRLLSQSCERLRDDALQGAA; this is encoded by the coding sequence ATGCAGGCTGCACCTGGCCACGAAGGACGCACGGACGGGGACGACTCGGCCGCGCACGAGGCTCTCCAGCGGCTGAGCGCGCTGCCTCCGGGCCGGGAGCGGGACGAGCTGCGCAGCGATCTGGTCTGTGCGTGGCTGCCCATGGCTCACCGGATAGCGTCACGGTTCCGCGACCGGGGGGAGGCGATGGACGATCTTCGACAAGTCGCCGCCATGGGCCTCGTCAAGGCGATGGACCGCTACGACCCGCTCCGCGGCAAGGCGTTCGAGACGTACGCGGTTCCGACCATCACGGGCGAGCTGAAGCGGCACTTCCGCGATCACACCTGGGGTGTCCACGTACCGCGCCGCGTCCAGGACCTGCGCAACCAGGTCAGGACGGTCCGGCGTGATCTGAGCCAGACCGCGGGCGGGCGCGCGCCGACCTGCGCGCAGATCGCCTCCGCGGCCGGGCTCAGTGAGGAGGACGTGCTGCTGGGCATGGAGGCGCTGGAGAGCTACAGCGCCCTCTCCCTGGACGCCGAACCGGCCGGTGGGGAAGGCGGCAGCACGCTGTCCGAACGGCTGGGGTCCACCGATCGGGCCCTGGACGTCGCCGTCGACCGGGAAGCCGTGAAGCCGGCCCTGCGCAAGCTGCCGGAGCGGGAGCGCACGATCCTCTACCTCCGCTTCTTCCGCGACATGACGCAGGTGAGCATCGCCGCACGCCTCGGCATCTCCCAGATGCACGTCTCACGCCTGCTCAGCCAGTCCTGCGAGCGGCTGCGCGACGACGCCCTCCAGGGAGCGGCATGA
- a CDS encoding SDR family oxidoreductase, whose protein sequence is MTDDSVPVALVTGADSGIGRAVAVRLARQGMDVGITYHRDRRGGEDTAAEVRAAGRRAAIARLDLTELPAAADVVDALADELGRIDVLVNCAGTGTSTRFLDLDHATVRQVIDVDLIGPFLCSQRAARRMIAQGDGGRIVNITSVHEHQPRVGAAPYCAAKGGLGLLTQVMALELAEYGITVNAVAPGEIATPMTGQEDTEVKGVDRPGIPLGRPGDAREVAAVVAFLAGPESSYTTGVSWAVDGGMLRMGPQAGSHLRSDDWRRP, encoded by the coding sequence ATGACCGACGACAGCGTCCCGGTCGCCCTGGTGACCGGGGCGGACTCGGGCATCGGCAGAGCGGTCGCCGTCCGGCTCGCGCGGCAGGGGATGGACGTGGGCATCACCTACCACCGCGATCGTCGGGGCGGCGAGGACACCGCCGCCGAAGTCCGCGCCGCCGGCCGGCGTGCCGCGATCGCCCGGCTGGACCTCACCGAACTGCCGGCCGCCGCCGACGTGGTGGATGCCCTGGCGGACGAGCTGGGCCGGATCGACGTACTGGTCAACTGCGCGGGCACCGGAACATCCACCCGGTTCCTCGACCTGGACCACGCGACCGTGCGGCAGGTGATCGACGTGGACCTCATCGGCCCCTTCCTGTGCTCGCAGCGTGCGGCCCGCCGCATGATCGCCCAGGGGGACGGCGGGCGCATCGTGAACATCACCTCGGTGCACGAGCACCAGCCCCGGGTCGGCGCCGCCCCCTACTGTGCCGCGAAGGGTGGGCTCGGCCTTCTGACGCAGGTGATGGCCCTGGAGCTCGCCGAGTACGGCATCACGGTGAACGCGGTGGCCCCCGGGGAGATCGCGACGCCGATGACGGGCCAGGAGGACACCGAGGTGAAGGGCGTGGACCGGCCGGGCATCCCGCTCGGGCGGCCCGGCGACGCCCGGGAGGTCGCCGCCGTGGTCGCCTTCCTCGCCGGACCGGAGTCGTCCTACACCACCGGAGTCTCCTGGGCGGTGGACGGCGGAATGCTGCGCATGGGGCCTCAGGCGGGCTCCCACCTGCGCTCCGACGACTGGCGCCGCCCCTGA
- a CDS encoding four-helix bundle copper-binding protein, whose product MTTVVEDMLNTYPADLGGVDRQKLARCIEECLTCAQACTACADACLSEEAVAELTKCIRTDTDCADVCGTTAAVLSRHTGYDANVTRALLRACAIVCKACAEECEAHADRHDHCRVCAEACRRCEQACDDLLSALG is encoded by the coding sequence ATGACCACCGTGGTCGAGGACATGCTCAACACCTACCCCGCCGACCTGGGCGGGGTGGACCGCCAGAAACTCGCCCGCTGTATCGAGGAGTGCCTCACCTGCGCCCAGGCGTGCACGGCCTGCGCCGACGCGTGTCTGTCGGAGGAGGCGGTCGCCGAGCTCACCAAGTGCATCCGTACCGACACGGACTGCGCCGACGTCTGCGGAACAACCGCGGCCGTGCTCTCGCGCCACACGGGGTACGACGCGAACGTGACCCGCGCGCTCCTGCGAGCCTGCGCCATCGTCTGCAAGGCCTGCGCCGAGGAGTGCGAGGCCCATGCGGACCGGCACGATCACTGCCGTGTCTGCGCCGAAGCATGCCGGCGCTGCGAGCAGGCGTGCGACGACCTCCTGTCCGCGCTGGGCTGA
- a CDS encoding SDR family oxidoreductase: protein MDDSPGGRRARSAAASHPLRGRVAVVTGAARGVGEALARSLSGAGMQVALLGRERATLLKAAESLPGRSICVECDVTDRTALAEAARRVERELGPASVVVANAGIAVSGPFDRTAAELWQRVIDVNLTGSANTARAFLPQLAATRGYFLQIASTAAFGAAPMMSAYCASKAGAESFALSLRGEVEPDGIQVGIAYLHWTGTDMLSGIDDDPVLATLRRNQPRPARRVHSAAQVAQWLTQGIARRSRNLYAPPWLRWCQPLRPLFPALVARTTRRELRDHPDGAASSSGTVLGVGGRADWNSYRASRPSPPTDP, encoded by the coding sequence ATGGACGACAGCCCAGGTGGGCGCCGGGCCCGGAGTGCGGCAGCCTCCCATCCTCTGCGCGGGCGGGTCGCGGTCGTCACCGGCGCCGCTCGCGGTGTCGGCGAAGCGCTGGCCCGCAGCCTCTCCGGCGCCGGCATGCAGGTCGCCCTGCTCGGCCGGGAAAGGGCGACCCTGCTGAAGGCCGCCGAGTCCCTCCCCGGCCGGAGCATATGCGTCGAGTGCGACGTCACCGACCGCACGGCGCTGGCGGAGGCGGCACGCCGCGTGGAGAGGGAGCTCGGGCCCGCGAGCGTGGTCGTGGCCAACGCCGGCATCGCGGTGAGCGGGCCGTTCGACCGTACCGCCGCCGAGCTCTGGCAACGCGTCATCGACGTCAACCTCACGGGCTCCGCCAACACCGCCCGCGCCTTCCTGCCCCAACTCGCCGCCACCCGCGGGTACTTCCTCCAGATCGCCTCCACCGCCGCGTTCGGTGCCGCACCCATGATGAGCGCGTACTGCGCCTCCAAAGCGGGAGCGGAGTCGTTCGCGCTCTCCCTGCGCGGCGAGGTCGAACCGGACGGCATCCAGGTCGGCATCGCCTACCTGCACTGGACCGGCACCGACATGCTCAGCGGCATCGACGACGACCCCGTCCTCGCGACCCTGCGCCGCAATCAACCCCGCCCCGCCCGCCGCGTCCACAGCGCCGCCCAGGTCGCCCAGTGGCTCACCCAAGGCATCGCCCGCCGCAGCCGTAACCTCTACGCCCCGCCCTGGCTCCGCTGGTGCCAGCCTCTCCGCCCCCTGTTCCCGGCCCTCGTCGCCCGGACCACCCGCCGCGAACTACGGGACCACCCCGACGGGGCCGCGTCTTCCAGCGGCACGGTCCTGGGCGTCGGAGGGCGCGCCGACTGGAACTCCTACCGGGCCTCCCGCCCCTCTCCCCCGACCGACCCGTAG
- a CDS encoding amidinotransferase: MTDASRAPTGGAAETLRSPVASHNEWDPLEEVVVGRLDGATTPSRHSVVSCNVPPLAAGLQRLTAGFRYPQALIGPAQRELDQFVELLESLGITVTRPDAVDHRRRFSTPHWSSRGFCNTCPRDSMLVIGEEIIETPMAWPCRYFETHSYRALLKDYFRRGARWTAAPRPQLTDALYDPDYRPPGPGEPMRYLLTEFEPVFDAADFVRAGRDLFVTRSNVTNRMGIEWVRRHLGPDYRVHEIESRCRTPMHIDTTFLVLAPGKALINPEYVDVDRLPDVLSSWDILIAPPPDPIRDPLLRLTSLCGKWLSMNILMIDEKRVIAERHHTTMLRALESWGFEPIPCDLLHYAPFGGSFHCATLDIRRRGSLESYFDR; encoded by the coding sequence ATGACTGACGCGTCGAGAGCGCCGACCGGCGGCGCCGCGGAGACTCTTCGTTCCCCCGTCGCTTCGCACAATGAGTGGGATCCTCTCGAGGAGGTCGTCGTCGGCCGTCTCGACGGGGCCACCACCCCCTCACGGCATTCCGTCGTCTCCTGCAATGTCCCGCCGTTGGCCGCAGGGCTCCAGCGGCTCACCGCCGGATTCAGATATCCACAGGCCCTGATCGGTCCGGCTCAGCGGGAACTCGACCAGTTCGTCGAGCTACTCGAGTCCCTCGGCATCACGGTCACCCGCCCCGACGCGGTCGACCACCGGCGGCGGTTCTCCACGCCGCACTGGTCATCGCGCGGCTTCTGCAACACCTGCCCCCGGGACAGCATGCTGGTGATCGGGGAGGAGATCATCGAGACCCCGATGGCCTGGCCGTGCAGATACTTCGAGACCCACTCCTACCGTGCATTGCTCAAGGACTACTTCCGCAGAGGCGCCCGCTGGACCGCCGCGCCGAGACCGCAGCTCACCGATGCGCTCTACGACCCCGACTACCGGCCCCCCGGGCCGGGCGAACCCATGCGCTACCTCCTGACCGAGTTCGAGCCCGTGTTCGACGCGGCGGATTTCGTCCGTGCGGGCCGGGATCTCTTCGTCACCCGGAGCAACGTCACCAATCGCATGGGCATCGAATGGGTGCGACGCCACCTGGGCCCGGACTACCGGGTCCACGAGATCGAGAGCCGATGCCGCACCCCCATGCACATCGACACCACCTTTCTGGTGCTCGCCCCCGGCAAGGCGCTGATCAACCCCGAGTACGTCGACGTCGATCGCCTGCCCGATGTCCTCAGTTCCTGGGACATTCTCATCGCGCCCCCACCCGATCCGATTCGCGATCCCCTGCTGCGGCTCACTTCCCTGTGCGGAAAGTGGCTCAGCATGAACATCCTCATGATCGACGAAAAGCGCGTCATCGCGGAACGGCATCACACCACCATGCTGCGCGCTCTGGAGAGTTGGGGCTTCGAACCCATCCCGTGCGACCTGCTGCACTACGCGCCCTTCGGCGGATCCTTCCACTGCGCGACGCTCGACATCCGTCGTCGTGGCAGCCTGGAGTCCTACTTCGACCGGTAA
- a CDS encoding polysaccharide pyruvyl transferase family protein translates to MPSPLDTRLHDLLGPRGGTGRVLVTGWFSFLDGEVTAGDALAQRAVSASLDRLGIVHDTAWSPAFVPGGLSLDDALPSRYEQLLFVCGPVHGAPFTRLHERFASCRRVAVGVSVVDPDSRAVRGFHRVLARDGPDAAALPDLATDAPVSAAAPVVGVALTYGQGEYGDRRAHDRVAGMLLPWLARQDCARIDADTRLAHDDWRHCRTPDQYLSLIGRLDLVVTDRLHGLVLALRAGVPALAVDPVLGGAKVTAQSGILRWPATVGSENLSTELLDHWWNWCLSPAGSAAARRRSARLTAVSGRPMETGRSARLPPGDGGTRPTPGAGAGPRPSPTPPMEET, encoded by the coding sequence ATGCCATCGCCCCTCGACACCCGGTTGCACGACCTGCTCGGGCCCCGCGGCGGAACGGGGCGCGTCCTCGTCACCGGCTGGTTCAGCTTCCTGGACGGCGAGGTCACCGCCGGCGACGCTCTCGCCCAACGGGCCGTCTCGGCCTCGCTCGACCGGCTGGGCATCGTGCACGACACCGCGTGGAGCCCGGCATTCGTCCCCGGCGGACTGAGCCTCGACGATGCGCTCCCGTCGCGTTATGAGCAGCTCCTGTTCGTGTGCGGCCCGGTCCACGGTGCACCGTTCACACGGCTCCATGAGCGTTTCGCCTCCTGTCGCCGCGTTGCCGTCGGCGTGAGCGTGGTGGATCCCGACAGCCGGGCGGTCCGAGGTTTCCACCGCGTCCTGGCCCGCGACGGACCGGACGCCGCCGCGCTGCCCGACCTCGCGACGGACGCGCCGGTCTCGGCTGCCGCTCCCGTCGTGGGGGTGGCTCTCACGTACGGCCAGGGCGAGTACGGCGACCGCCGCGCCCACGACCGTGTGGCCGGGATGCTCCTCCCCTGGCTGGCCCGTCAGGACTGCGCGCGGATCGACGCCGACACCCGTCTGGCCCACGACGACTGGCGCCATTGCCGCACGCCGGATCAGTACCTCTCCCTGATCGGACGGCTCGACCTGGTGGTCACCGACCGGCTGCACGGCCTGGTGCTCGCTCTGCGGGCCGGCGTCCCGGCCCTCGCGGTGGACCCGGTGCTGGGCGGCGCCAAGGTCACGGCGCAGAGCGGGATCCTGCGCTGGCCGGCGACGGTGGGCAGTGAGAATCTGTCGACCGAGCTGCTGGACCACTGGTGGAACTGGTGCCTGTCCCCCGCGGGCAGCGCCGCCGCACGTCGACGGAGTGCGCGCCTGACCGCGGTGTCCGGCCGGCCGATGGAGACCGGGCGATCCGCACGTTTGCCTCCGGGTGACGGTGGTACCCGCCCGACGCCCGGAGCGGGAGCGGGCCCCCGCCCCTCCCCGACACCGCCCATGGAGGAGACATGA
- a CDS encoding SRPBCC family protein, whose amino-acid sequence MAARHHLIDRPPSAVWAVLEDESLYGNWVVGTSGSRREQGDWPELGSSITYSVRLGPKEFTGRTVVRRIERPRMLELEAEAGPLGSARIALDIRSWGDKTLVTVDEHPLRGIGGTLHNVLLDSLIQIRHRTMLARLARLTERTTPRATGGRIDAPADRP is encoded by the coding sequence ATGGCCGCCCGGCACCATCTCATCGACCGTCCCCCGTCCGCCGTGTGGGCGGTGCTGGAGGACGAAAGCCTGTACGGGAACTGGGTGGTAGGGACCTCCGGGTCGCGCAGGGAGCAGGGCGACTGGCCCGAGCTGGGTTCCTCGATCACCTACAGCGTGCGGCTGGGGCCCAAGGAGTTCACCGGGCGCACGGTGGTCCGGCGCATCGAAAGGCCCCGGATGTTGGAGCTGGAGGCCGAAGCCGGTCCGCTGGGTTCGGCGCGCATCGCCCTGGACATCCGGTCGTGGGGCGACAAGACGCTCGTGACCGTCGACGAACACCCGCTGCGCGGCATCGGCGGCACACTCCACAACGTTCTGCTGGACTCGCTGATCCAGATCCGCCACCGCACCATGCTGGCTCGCCTCGCGCGGCTGACCGAGCGCACCACGCCGAGGGCGACGGGCGGACGTATCGACGCACCGGCCGACCGCCCATGA